A portion of the Bubalus kerabau isolate K-KA32 ecotype Philippines breed swamp buffalo chromosome 1, PCC_UOA_SB_1v2, whole genome shotgun sequence genome contains these proteins:
- the SYDE1 gene encoding rho GTPase-activating protein SYDE1 isoform X2 has product MAEPLLRKTFSRLRGREKLPRKKSDAKERGRPAQRPEPSPPEPQAPEGPQAGAEGPPSPEASRSPAHGAYLQSLEPSSRRWVLGGAKPPEETTLGPGAPGSGEPAGEIWYNPIPEEDPRLPAPELSGPQPGSAEADSPASPGTAPASPPTKASRTKSPGPARRLSMKMKKLPELRRRLSLRSTRTSRERERAAPEGSVISRYHLDSSVGTPGRTAVAEGARGPRAGYLSDGDSPERPAGPPSPTAFRPYEVDGVARARTGPLRGGPDFLRLDHTFHLELEAARLLRALVLAWDPGVRRHRPCAQGTVLLPTVFRGCQAQQLAVRLEPQGLLYAKLTLSEQQESPSTAEPRVFGLPLPLLVEREQSPGQVPLIIQKCVGQIERRGLRVVGLYRLCGSAAVKKELRDAFERDSAAVCLSEDLYPDINVITGILKDYLRELPTPLITQPLYQVVLEAMARGPPSRAPSSTEGTRELLSCLPDVERATLTLLLDHLRLVSSFHAHNRMTPQNLAVCFGPVLLPARQAPARPRIRSSGPGLSNAVDFKRHIEVLHYLLQAWPDPRRPPEPPELVPYLRPKRQPSLHLPLASPEVVTRPRGRGGPESPPSNRYAGDWSVCGRDFLPCGRDFLSGPDYDHVTGSDSEDEDDEVGEPTGATDFEDDFEAPFNPHLNLKDFDALILDLERELSKQINVCL; this is encoded by the exons ATGGCCGAGCCGCTGCTCAGAAAGACCTTCTCCCGCCTTCGGGGCCGGGAGAAACTTCCCCGGAAAAAGTCGGACGCGAAGGAGCgcg GCCGACCAGCCCAGCGCCCGGAGCCCAGTCCCCCAGAGCCCCAGGCCCCAGAAGGACCCCAGGCTGGAGCGGAGGGGCCCCCCAGCCCTGAGGCATCTCGGAGCCCAGCTCATGGTGCCTACCTGCAGAGCCTGGAGCCCAGCAGCCGCCGCTGGGTGCTGGGCGGGGCCAAGCCACCAGAGGAGACCACTCTGGGGCCGGGGGCACCTGGCAGTGGGGAGCCTGCCGGTGAGATCTGGTACAACCCCATCCCAGAGGAGGACCCCAGACTCCCAGCACCGGAGCTCTCAGGCCCACAGCCAGGCTCAGCTGAGGCAGACAGCCCGGCCTCTCCAG GCACAGCCCCTGCCAGCCCCCCGACCAAAGCCTCCCGCACCAAGTCCCCCGGCCCAGCCAGGCGCCTCTCaatgaagatgaagaagctgCCTGAGCTGCGGCGCCGACTGAGTCTGCGGAGCACCCGGACGAGCCGAGAGCGCGAGCGGGCCGCCCCCGAGGGCTCGGTCATTAGTCGTTATCACCTGGACAGCAGCGTGGGGACCCCAGGGCGGACAGCAGTAGCTGAGGGCGCACGTGGCCCGAGGGCGGGTTACCTCAGTGATGGCGACTCTCCTGAGCGCCCCGCGGGGCCTCCGTCACCCACTGCCTTCCGCCCCTATGAG GTGGATGGGGTGGCCCGGGCCCGAACCGGGCCGCTGCGTGGGGGGCCAGACTTCCTGCGGCTGGACCACACCTTTCACCTGGAACTCGAGGCAGCCCGGCTGCTGCGGGCCCTGGTGCTGGCCTGGGACCCCGGTGTCCGGCGGCACCGGCCCTGCGCCCAGGGCACTGTGCTGCTGCCCACGGTTTTCCGAG GTTGCCAGGCCCAGCAGCTGGCCGTGCGCCTCGAGCCCCAAGGGCTGCTGTATGCCAAGCTGACCCTGTCGGAGCAACAAGAATCACCCAGCACAGCTGAGCCCCGAGTCTTCGGGCTGCCCTTGCCCCTGCTGGTGGAGCGTGAGCAGTCCCCTGGCCAGGTGCCTCTcattattcagaagtgtgttgggCAGATCGAGCGTCGAGGGCTGCGG GTAGTGGGGCTATACCGTCTGTGCGGCTCGGCAGCCGTGAAGAAAGAGCTTCGCGATGCCTTTGAGCGAGACAGTGCAGCTGTCTGCCTCTCTGAGGACCTGTACCCTGATATCAATGTCATCACCG GCATCCTCAAGGATTATCTTCGGGAGCTGCCTACCCCACTCATCACCCAGCCCCTCTATCAGGTGGTGCTGGAGGCAATGGCCCGAGGGCCCCCAAGCAGGGCTCCATCCAGCACTGAGGGCACCCGTGAGCTCCTCAGCTGCCTGCCAGATGTGGAGAGG GCTACATTGACGCTTCTCCTGGACCACCTGCGCCTTGTCTCCTCCTTCCACGCCCACAACCGCATGACTCCGCAGAACCTGGCCGTTTGCTTCGGTCCCGTGCTGCTGCCAGCGCGCCAGGCACCCGCCAGGCCCCGCATCCGCAGCTCTGGCCCGGGTCTCTCGAATGCGGTGGACTTCAAGCGCCATATCGAGGTGCTGCACTACCTGCTGCAAGCCTGGCCAG ATCCCCGCAGGCCCCCAGAGCCTCCGGAGCTCGTCCCGTACCTGCGGCCCAAACGACAGCCGTCGCTGCACTTGCCGCTAGCGAGCCCCGAAGTGGTGACTCGGCCCCGCGGCCGGGGCGGTCCCGAAAGCCCCCCGAGCAACCGCTACGCGGGTGACTGGAGTGTTTGCGGGCGGGACTTCCTGCCCTGTGGGCGGGACTTCCTCTCCGGGCCAGACTACGACCACGTGACGGGCAGCGACAGTGAAGATGAGGACGACGAGGTTGGCGAGCCGACTGGCGCCACCGATTTTGAAGACGACTTCGAGGCGCCCTTCAACCCGCACCTGAACCTCAAAGACTTTGATGCCCTCATCCTGGACCTGGAGAGAGAGCTTTCCAAGCAGATCAACGTGTGTCTCTGA
- the SYDE1 gene encoding rho GTPase-activating protein SYDE1 isoform X1, with the protein MAEPLLRKTFSRLRGREKLPRKKSDAKERGRPAQRPEPSPPEPQAPEGPQAGAEGPPSPEASRSPAHGAYLQSLEPSSRRWVLGGAKPPEETTLGPGAPGSGEPAGEIWYNPIPEEDPRLPAPELSGPQPGSAEADSPASPGTAPASPPTKASRTKSPGPARRLSMKMKKLPELRRRLSLRSTRTSRERERAAPEGSVISRYHLDSSVGTPGRTAVAEGARGPRAGYLSDGDSPERPAGPPSPTAFRPYEVGPSSRPPPAALWGRLSLHLYGLGGLRPAPGATPRDLCCLLQVDGVARARTGPLRGGPDFLRLDHTFHLELEAARLLRALVLAWDPGVRRHRPCAQGTVLLPTVFRGCQAQQLAVRLEPQGLLYAKLTLSEQQESPSTAEPRVFGLPLPLLVEREQSPGQVPLIIQKCVGQIERRGLRVVGLYRLCGSAAVKKELRDAFERDSAAVCLSEDLYPDINVITGILKDYLRELPTPLITQPLYQVVLEAMARGPPSRAPSSTEGTRELLSCLPDVERATLTLLLDHLRLVSSFHAHNRMTPQNLAVCFGPVLLPARQAPARPRIRSSGPGLSNAVDFKRHIEVLHYLLQAWPDPRRPPEPPELVPYLRPKRQPSLHLPLASPEVVTRPRGRGGPESPPSNRYAGDWSVCGRDFLPCGRDFLSGPDYDHVTGSDSEDEDDEVGEPTGATDFEDDFEAPFNPHLNLKDFDALILDLERELSKQINVCL; encoded by the exons ATGGCCGAGCCGCTGCTCAGAAAGACCTTCTCCCGCCTTCGGGGCCGGGAGAAACTTCCCCGGAAAAAGTCGGACGCGAAGGAGCgcg GCCGACCAGCCCAGCGCCCGGAGCCCAGTCCCCCAGAGCCCCAGGCCCCAGAAGGACCCCAGGCTGGAGCGGAGGGGCCCCCCAGCCCTGAGGCATCTCGGAGCCCAGCTCATGGTGCCTACCTGCAGAGCCTGGAGCCCAGCAGCCGCCGCTGGGTGCTGGGCGGGGCCAAGCCACCAGAGGAGACCACTCTGGGGCCGGGGGCACCTGGCAGTGGGGAGCCTGCCGGTGAGATCTGGTACAACCCCATCCCAGAGGAGGACCCCAGACTCCCAGCACCGGAGCTCTCAGGCCCACAGCCAGGCTCAGCTGAGGCAGACAGCCCGGCCTCTCCAG GCACAGCCCCTGCCAGCCCCCCGACCAAAGCCTCCCGCACCAAGTCCCCCGGCCCAGCCAGGCGCCTCTCaatgaagatgaagaagctgCCTGAGCTGCGGCGCCGACTGAGTCTGCGGAGCACCCGGACGAGCCGAGAGCGCGAGCGGGCCGCCCCCGAGGGCTCGGTCATTAGTCGTTATCACCTGGACAGCAGCGTGGGGACCCCAGGGCGGACAGCAGTAGCTGAGGGCGCACGTGGCCCGAGGGCGGGTTACCTCAGTGATGGCGACTCTCCTGAGCGCCCCGCGGGGCCTCCGTCACCCACTGCCTTCCGCCCCTATGAGGTGGGCCCCTCCTCCCGGCCGCCCCCGGCTGCGCTCTGGGGCCGCCTCAGCCTGCACCTGTACGGGCTGGGAGGGCTGCGGCCGGCGCCTGGGGCCACTCCGCGAGACCTCTGCTGCCTGCTGCAGGTGGATGGGGTGGCCCGGGCCCGAACCGGGCCGCTGCGTGGGGGGCCAGACTTCCTGCGGCTGGACCACACCTTTCACCTGGAACTCGAGGCAGCCCGGCTGCTGCGGGCCCTGGTGCTGGCCTGGGACCCCGGTGTCCGGCGGCACCGGCCCTGCGCCCAGGGCACTGTGCTGCTGCCCACGGTTTTCCGAG GTTGCCAGGCCCAGCAGCTGGCCGTGCGCCTCGAGCCCCAAGGGCTGCTGTATGCCAAGCTGACCCTGTCGGAGCAACAAGAATCACCCAGCACAGCTGAGCCCCGAGTCTTCGGGCTGCCCTTGCCCCTGCTGGTGGAGCGTGAGCAGTCCCCTGGCCAGGTGCCTCTcattattcagaagtgtgttgggCAGATCGAGCGTCGAGGGCTGCGG GTAGTGGGGCTATACCGTCTGTGCGGCTCGGCAGCCGTGAAGAAAGAGCTTCGCGATGCCTTTGAGCGAGACAGTGCAGCTGTCTGCCTCTCTGAGGACCTGTACCCTGATATCAATGTCATCACCG GCATCCTCAAGGATTATCTTCGGGAGCTGCCTACCCCACTCATCACCCAGCCCCTCTATCAGGTGGTGCTGGAGGCAATGGCCCGAGGGCCCCCAAGCAGGGCTCCATCCAGCACTGAGGGCACCCGTGAGCTCCTCAGCTGCCTGCCAGATGTGGAGAGG GCTACATTGACGCTTCTCCTGGACCACCTGCGCCTTGTCTCCTCCTTCCACGCCCACAACCGCATGACTCCGCAGAACCTGGCCGTTTGCTTCGGTCCCGTGCTGCTGCCAGCGCGCCAGGCACCCGCCAGGCCCCGCATCCGCAGCTCTGGCCCGGGTCTCTCGAATGCGGTGGACTTCAAGCGCCATATCGAGGTGCTGCACTACCTGCTGCAAGCCTGGCCAG ATCCCCGCAGGCCCCCAGAGCCTCCGGAGCTCGTCCCGTACCTGCGGCCCAAACGACAGCCGTCGCTGCACTTGCCGCTAGCGAGCCCCGAAGTGGTGACTCGGCCCCGCGGCCGGGGCGGTCCCGAAAGCCCCCCGAGCAACCGCTACGCGGGTGACTGGAGTGTTTGCGGGCGGGACTTCCTGCCCTGTGGGCGGGACTTCCTCTCCGGGCCAGACTACGACCACGTGACGGGCAGCGACAGTGAAGATGAGGACGACGAGGTTGGCGAGCCGACTGGCGCCACCGATTTTGAAGACGACTTCGAGGCGCCCTTCAACCCGCACCTGAACCTCAAAGACTTTGATGCCCTCATCCTGGACCTGGAGAGAGAGCTTTCCAAGCAGATCAACGTGTGTCTCTGA